Within the Bradyrhizobium ottawaense genome, the region TCATGCTGGTGCCGCTGGCGGCCTTCGACCGCCAGGGTCACCGGATCGGCTATGGCGCCGGGCACTACGACTTCACGCTCGCGCATCTGCGCAAGGCGAAGGTCATCACGGCGATCGGTACCGCCTTTGCGGTGCAGGAAATAAAGGCGGTTCCGGCGCTGCCGCACGACGTGGCGCTGGATTATGTGCTAACGGAAAAGAAAGTGTTCGATTTCCGGAGCTGAACTTTGCGTATTCTGTTTATCGGTGACGTCGTCGGCAAGACCGGCCGCACCGCAATATCCGAACATCTGCCGGGCATGGTCAAGGATTGGTCGCTCGATCTTGTCATCATCAATGGCGAGAACTCCGCCGGCGGTTTCGGCATCACCGAGGCGATCTACCAGGAATTCATCGACGCCGGCGCCGATGCGATCACGCTCGGCAACCATGCCTGGAATCAGAAGGAGGCGCTGGTGTTCATCGAGCGCGCGCCGCGCCTGATCCGGCCGTTGAATTTTCCGCGCCATACGCCCGGCCGCGGCTCGGCATTGATCGACACCAAGAACGGCAAGCGTGCGCTGGTCATCAACGCCATGGGCCGCGTCTTCATGGAGCCCTTGAACGATCCCTTCAACGCGGTGGGCAAGGAGCTCGATGCCTGTCCGCTGCGCGAGGCCGCCGACGCCATCGTGGTCGATTTCCACGGCGAGGCGACCAGCGAAAAGCAGGGCATGGGATTTTTCTGCGACGGCCGCGCCAGCCTCGTGGTCGGAACCCATACCCATGTCCCGACCGCCGATCACCAGGTGCTGCCCGGCGGCACCGCCTATATGAGCGACGCCGGCATGACCGGCGACTACGACTCGATCATCGGCATGCAGAAGGATGAGCCGTTGCATCGTTTTACCACCGGCATCCCTTCGGGCCGGTTCGAACCGGCCTTCGGTGTCGCCACCCTCTCCGGCGTCGCGGTCGAAACCGACGATGCGACCGGACTGGCGCTGCGGATCGCGCCGGTGCGGGCGGGCGGCAGGCTGGAGCCGGCGGTGCCGGCATTCTGGGCGGCATAGACTAGCCTCGCCGCCGAGGGTTGTGCTTTGATGCGAGGACCGGTTGAGAGGCGGCATTCTTGGCGAGCGAGCGCGTGCAACGGCGGCTGGCGGCGGTTCTGGCAGCGGAC harbors:
- a CDS encoding TIGR00282 family metallophosphoesterase, which codes for MRILFIGDVVGKTGRTAISEHLPGMVKDWSLDLVIINGENSAGGFGITEAIYQEFIDAGADAITLGNHAWNQKEALVFIERAPRLIRPLNFPRHTPGRGSALIDTKNGKRALVINAMGRVFMEPLNDPFNAVGKELDACPLREAADAIVVDFHGEATSEKQGMGFFCDGRASLVVGTHTHVPTADHQVLPGGTAYMSDAGMTGDYDSIIGMQKDEPLHRFTTGIPSGRFEPAFGVATLSGVAVETDDATGLALRIAPVRAGGRLEPAVPAFWAA